Part of the Stigmatella erecta genome is shown below.
GGCGGGCTGGTGCACGGCGTGGTGAGCGGCGTGGGCACGGGCGGCACGGTGGTGGGCCTGTACCAGGCGTTCGCGGAAGCCGGCTGCCCCGTGGTGCCCTTCGTGGCCCGGCCCATCTCCGGCCTGGGCACCGACATCGAGTGTTGCAGCTTCAGCTCGCGGGTGCCCGGCGTGGTGGACGGGCTGTCCAGGCTCTACCGCGACGCGGACCTGCCGGGGCTGGTGGAGCTGAACGTCTCGGACGAGGCGGCCATGAACACGGCCCGGGCCCTCATCCGGCGGGGCTTTCCGGTGGGGCCCTCCTCGGGGCTCAACTACGTGGCGGCGGTGGAGGCCGCCCGGCGGCTGGGCACCGGCGCCCAGGTGGTGACGGTGTTCCCGGACCGCATGGAGCGCTACTTCTCCACGGAGCTGCTCCAGGGCCGCGGCCCCGCGTAGCGCGCGCTCACACGAGCATCTTCAGCCGCGTCTCCTGCTCCGGCTCGGGCTCCAGAGGAGACGCCGCCTTCTGCCGGCCCGCGGAGCGCAGCAGCCGCAGGATGGCGGGGCCCAGCACGTCCAGCTCGGTGGAGACGTACAGCTCGGTGCCGAAGCGGTGGATGGTGTCCGTCTGCTGCTTCAGGATGCGCGAGTCCTGCGAGAAGATGTGCATCGCCACGGGGGTGAGGAACGGCTTCACCAGCCAGTGGGGAATGGGCAGCCGGAACGTCACCACCGCGTAGATGAGCGTGTCCCAGTCGGACACCGGCGTCATCGCGGAGCTGACCATCAGGTGGCTCTCCGCGCCGATGCGGTACTCCACCTGGGCAATGGACGGCATCAGGAACCGGTCGAAGTGCTGCACCACCCCGCCGCCCGGGGCCAGCACCCGGCCCACGAGCCCCGGGGGGCGCGGCTCGCCGATGTACTCGGCCTCCACCCGGTCCGCGCCCCGGCGCACCACCACCTCGATTTCGTTGCTCTTCTTCGCGGTGCGGAACAGCCCCCCGTGCAGGAACGCGGTGTGCGGCACATCCAGCGTGTTCTCCAGCGAGGCGTGCAGGGAGCCCGGGGCGCGCACCACGCGGCGCACGGTGCTGTAGCCGGGCGCCTCCAGCAGCGGGAAGCGGTAGGGCTCCGAGGTGGGCTCCACGCCGGGCGTCGAGTACACCCAGACGAACCCGTCCTGCTCGCGCGTGGCATAGGAGGCCGCGCAGCGGGCCTTGGCGCGCGTCTCCCCGCTCAGCCCGGGAATGGCGCGGCACTCCCCGGCCGCGTCGAAGCGCCACCCGTGGTAGCCGCACTGGAGCTGGCCCTCCACGACACGCCCCAGCGACAGCGGGATGTTGCGGTGGGGACACCGGTCCAGGAGCGCGGCGGGCCGCCCCCCCTCCCCCCGGAAGAGCACGAGCGGGGTGCCCTGCAGGGTGCGCATGAGCGGCTTGCCGCCCAGCTCTCCCGACGCGCAGAGGATGAACCAGCAGTCCGGCAGCCGGACCACGGAGATGTTGCCGGCCGGCGCGCCAGGCGCCCGTGCCTCGTCACGAGGACTCATGGCCTGAAGTCTATCGACGCACACGCCGGGTGCACGCCTCCTCAGAGGCCCAAGGCCCGGAAGTTCAAGCCGCCCGGCGGGCAGTCTGCCGGCCCCGCCGGACAGCCCTTCCAGGGGTGTGCACCTTTGCCTCAGCAAGAACCCTTCAGGAGGCAGCCCATGGTCGACGCCAAGCAGGTACAGCCCAAGATGCCGGTGATTTGCTCGAACAACGTCCCCTTTGCCCGGGTGGACCACATGGACGGCAGCGACACCATCAAGCTCGCCCGCGACGAGAACGGCGAGCACCACTACATCCCCCTGTCCTGGGTGCAGTCGGTCGATGAGTCCGGCATCCACCTGGACCGTCCGGGCAAGGACGCCATGAAGCAGTGGTCCACCGAACCGCTGCACTGAGTGACTCCCCGCCCCGGGAGGGGGCCAGGGACCTCAACGGGGAAAAGCCGATATCGCTTCTATTTCAAGATTTTCGTGTTACAACTGAACACGAAATATCTTTCCTGACTGTAGCCGCGGTCGCGCTCGGTTTCCGGAGGTCCCATGGCCCGCCCCCTGCCCCTGTTCGTCACGCTCTGCCTCGCGGCCTGCGGAGGACCGGAAGGGCTGTGGGAGCCGGAGGCGCAGGCCCCGGGGGGCGTGCAGGCAGCGGAGGCCGTGGCGGTGGGCGGGGGGCTCAAGACGCTGGCGGCCACCCACGGCATCACCTTTGGCGGGGTGGCCAAGCGCTCGGCGATCGACACCGACGCGCCCTTCCGCGGCACGTTGACGCGCGAGTTCAACCTGGTCACCCCCGAGAACGAGCTGAAGATGAAGTTCATCCAGCCCAACCGGCGGGACGAGTTCCTCTGGGGGGATGCCGACACGCTGGTGAACTACGCGCGCACCAACGGCCTGGCCCTGCATGGCCACACGCTCGTCTGGTACAAGGTGCCGGCCTGGGTGGACAGCACGGCCCTGAGCGAGCGCGAGGCGGTGATGAAGAACTTCATCACCACCGTGGCCACCCGCTACAAGGGCAAGGTCTGGGCGTGGGACGTGGTCAACGAGGCCTTCAACGACGATGGCTCGTACCGCGACTCCGTCTGGTACCAGGCCATGGGCACGGGCTTCGTGGACAAGGCCTTCTGGACGGCGCGCACCGCGGACCCGGCCGCCAAGCTCGTCTACAACGACTACGGCATCGAGACGATCAACGCCAAGTCCGACGCCGTGTACGCGATGATCAAAGGCCTGCTCGCCAAGGGCGTGCCCTTCGATGGCCTCGCCTTCCAGATGCACATCAAGCAGAAGGGCATCAACTACCAGAGCTTCGCGGACAACATGCGGCGCTTCGCCGCGCTGGGCATCCAGCTCTACGTGAGCGAGATGGACGTGGCCACCGACAGCCACCCGGCCACCGCCGCGGACCTGGCGGCGCAGGCGGACGTGTACTGGAACATCCTCGACCGGGTGCTCCAGCAGCCCGCCGTGAAGGCCTTCCAGCTCTGGGGCGTCACCGACAAGTACACGTGGCTGCCCAACAATGATCCGCTCATCTTCGATGCGTCCTACAACGCGAAGCCCGCCTACGCGGCGCTGGAGCACCGGCTGCAGACCGGCGGCTTTTCGGGGCGCTACACCCTGGTGAACAAGCGCACCGGCAAGGCGCTGCACGTGGCGGGCAGCGCGCAGACCAACGCGGCGGCCCTGGTGCAGTACGAGCTGAACGAGGGCTGGGCCGCCCAGCAGTGGAGCTTCAACTACGTGGGGGGCCGCTCCTACCAGGTGCTCAACCACCACAGCGGGCTGGCGATGAAGGTGAAGGATGGCTCCACCCAGGAGGGGGCCGTCCTGGAGCAGTACACCCCGGACGTGTCCCTGGACAGCGCGCAGTGGGAGCTCATCGCCGCGGGCAACGGCTACCACGCCCTGCGCAACAAGCGCAGCCAGCGCCTGCTGGTGGCCTTCCCCGGGGAGAACAACACCCCGGTCCAGCAGTACAGCCCCTACGTGCCCACGGCGGAGTTCACCGACAGCCAGCTGTGGACCCTGCGCCGCGTGCCGTGAGCCGCCTCAGCGGGCGCTCAGCACCTGCGCCAGCGCCCGCTGGATCTGCGCCAGCGCATAGGGCTTGGGCAGCACCACCACCCCCTCGAGCCGGGGCCCGCCATCATCGAGCGCCGCGTGCCCGTGCCCCGAGGCGATGACAATCCGCAGCCCGGCCCGCCGCCGCACCGCCTCGCGCGCCAGGTCCACGCCGGACATGCCCGGCAGCGTCACGTCCGTGAACAGCACATCGAAGGCGTCCGCCACCAGCGCCCCCCGGGCCTCCTCGGCGTTCTCCACCGCCAGCACCTCGTGGCCCAGGAAGCTCAGCAGCTCGCTCGCCGAGGCGCGGATGTCCGCATCGTCCTCCACCAGCAGCACCCGCAGCCGCTGGGGCGCCGCCTGGGGGCGCGCCCACCCGGGCTGGGCCTGCTCCCGGGCCTCCTGCGGGGCCAGCCCCTCGCGCCGCCGCGCCCGGGCGTTGAGCAGGCCGCGCACCTTGCGGGCCAGATCCTCCCGCCGGTAGGGCTTGCTCAGCAGGTTCACGCCCGGATCCAACCGGCCCCCGTGCACGATGGCGTTCTCCGAGTAGCCCGAGCTGAAGAGCACCTCCAGGTCCGGCAGCAGGGCCTTGGCCTGCCGCGCCATGTCGGGGCTGCGCAGGGGCCCGGGCATCACCACGTCGGTGAGCAGCAGATCCACCTGCAGGCCGCTCTGGACGATGGCCAGCGCGCTCTGCGCATCCACGGCCTTGAGGATGCGGTAGCCCAGCTCGCTCAGCATCTCCACCACCGTGGCGCGCACCTCGGCGTCGTCCTCCACCACCAGCACCGTCTCGGTGCCGCCCTCGATGGGCCCCGCCGGGGGCTCGGTGAGCGGCGCCTCGGCCTGGAACGCGCGGGGCAGGTAGACCTTGACGGACGTGCCGTGCCCCGGCTCGCTGTAGATCTTCACGTGGCCGCCGCTCTGCTTGACGAAGCCGTACACCATGCTCAGGCCCAGGCCGGTGCCGCGGCCCTCGGACTTGGTGGTGAAGAAGGGCTCGAAGGCCCGCGCCAGCACCTCGGGCGGCATGCCACTGCCCGTGTCGGACACGGCCAGCATCACGTACGGGCCCGGCACGGCCTCCGGGTGGCGCTGGGCATAGGGCTCATCGAGCACGGCGTTGTTGACCTCCAGGGTCAACCGCCCATGGCCCGTCATGGCATCCCGGGCGTTGATGGCCAGGTTGAGGATGACGTTCTCGAGCTGGTTGGGGTCCGCGAACGTGTTCCACAGGCCGCCCGTCACGACGGTCTCCACCTCCACGTCCTCGCCCAGCGCGCGGCGCAGCAGGTCATCCATCCCCCGCACCAGCCGGCCCAGGTGCAGCACCAGCGGCTGCAGCGGCTGCCGCCGGGAGAAGGCGAGCAGCTGGGAGGCGAGCTTCGCGCCGCGATCGACGGCGCCCAGGGCCGTCCGCACCCGGCGCAGGCCCTGCTCGTGGGCGGCCACCTCGCGCTCCAGGAGCTGGAGGTTGCCGCCGATGACTTGCAGCAGGTTGTTGAAGTCATGCGCCACGCCGCCCGTGAGGTTGCCGACCGCCTCCATCTTCTGGGCCTGCCGCAGCTGCTCCTCGGTCTGCCGCTGCGCGGTGATGTCGCGCGCGACAGCATAGATGGAGGCGTCCTCGGGCACGGGCACCGCCATCCAGGACAGCAGCCGGTAGGAGCCGTCCTTGTGGCGCAGGGAGTTCTCGAAGGCCATCGACCGGTGGTTCCCCGCCAGGCGCGCCACCTCGGCGCGGGTCCTCGCCTGGTCCGCCGGGTGTTCGAGCCACGCCGTGGTCTTCCCCACCAGCTCCTCCGGAGCCCAGCCGAGGACGGCGGTCCAGGCCGGGTTCGCGCTGAGAATGCGGCCCTCGAAGTCCGCCACGATCTGCAGGTCCTGGGAGACGTTCCAGATGCGGTCCCGCTCGCGCGTGCGCTGCGCCACCCGCTGCTCGAGCGTCTCGTTGGCGCGCCGCAGATCCGCCATCACCTTCAAGCGCTCGCTGACCGCCCAGATGCGGTCCGCCACGTTGGACACGAACTGGATGTCCTCCTGCGGCCAGGGGCGGACCTCCTGGCCGTACAGGTACAGCGTGGCGGCCAGGCGCCCCCGTTCGCACAGCGGCACGATGAGCAGCGCCCGGATGCCGTACGCGTGCAGGGTGGCCACCTGGCCGGCGGTCCTCGGATCCGCCTCCACGTCCGGGATGACGACGGGCTCGCCCCGCTGGAGCTCCTCCAGGACCGGCCCGAGGTCCTCGAACCGGTAGGTGCCGGCCAGGCCCGCCGCCTCGGGCACGGCCACCCAGTCCCGCTCGGCCTCCAGGCGCGCCGGGGACTCGCTGACCCGGCAGTACCCCGCGCGCAGGACACCACAGTGGCGCCCCACCGCCTCCATGGCCACCGCGGCGATGTCCGCGGTGCTGTCCAGCGCCCGGAGCCGCTCGCCCAGCTCGGAGAGGGCCGTCTGGCGAAGCTCCGCCCGCTTCCGCTCGTCGATGTTGAGCAGGATCCCCGGAAAGCGCAGGGGCTTGCCCTGCGCGTCATGCTCGCAGTGGCCGTTGGCCTCCAGCCAGAGATAGGCCCCATCGGACTGCCGGGCCCGGAACTCGACGCGCAGCGGCCGGCCCTTCTCCACCGTCTGGGTGACGAGCGCCTCCACGCGGGGAAAGTCCTCGGGATGGATGGAGGCCGACAGCACCTGGACGCTCACATCCTGGGAGGCCCGCACGGGCGTGAGCCCGAAGGCCTTCGCGAAGAGGGCATCCACGGTGATCCGGACGGCGGGAATGTCCCAGACCCAGGTGCCGAGCACGGCGCCCGCGTTGAGCGCGAGCTGAACCCGCTCGTTGGCCGCGCGCAGCGCATCCTCGGCCTGCCGGCGCTCGGTCACGTCCTGGACAATGCCCACCAGCCGCACGGGCCGGCCCTCGGCATCCCGGACGAACTCCGCCCGCCGGGAGATCCACCGCACCTCGCCCGTCTGGGCATGGCGGATCCGGTACTCGGCCTGGGAGGGCACCGTGCCCTCGGTCCGCGTGCGCGTGCTGGAGGCAATCACCGCATCCTCGGGAAGGATGAGGGCTTCGATCTGCCGCGGGGACATCGCCTCCACCACGTCCACCCCGAAGATGCGGCAGAACTCCGGGGTCGTGGACATCACGTCGGTCCGGACGTCCACCGCGAAGGCGCCAATGCCGCCCGCCTGCTGGGCCAGGCGCAGCTGCTCATCCCGCTCCCGGAGGTGCGCCTCGGCCTGCCGCTGGGCGGCGCTGTCCTGCGGCGGGGGAGAGGAGACGGAAGTCATCACGTGGCACGGGGCAGGGTGTCACATGATGCTGCGGGGGGCCCCCCGTGACGCAACGGGAAACAGGGGGCCCGGCCCTACATCATCGGTATTACAACGGATGGCTCACTGCACGGTCAGGAAGACGGCCGAGGGCACGCCCCAGTTGCCCTGGCTGTCCTGGGCCTCGACGAAGAGCGTGTGCCGGCCGGGGGCCAGCCCCGCGGTGAAGACGGTGGCCTGCACGGCCTCGGCGGTGGCGTTGAAGGCCCCATCCACCGGGTTCATCGCGTAGGTGGCCGTGCCAGACACCCAGGAGGGCGCGTCGATGGAGTAGCGCGCGGCGCGGATGGCCTGCGAGGCCTCGGTGCCGCCGTTGGTGCCGTAGCGGGTGTCATCCGCGCGGGCGGTGAGCGTCACGTTCGTGCCCTGGGCGACGGTGCTCGCCGACAGCGCGAGCGTGGTGGCATCGGGGCCCGCGCCCACCTGGTAGGGACGGCGCGCGGCCTTGAAGGCGTAGTAGAGCGCCCCCAGGTTCTTCGGGACGATGGTGTTCTCGAAGTTGGAGCAGCTCTCGAAGAAGGCACTGCCCATCTCGAAGGTGTAGGAGGCGACGCCCAGCTCACCATAGGAGAACGCATCCGTGGAGCCGGTGGCCGCGTAGAGGCACGAGGCCACCTGGCAGGCCTGGTAGCCGTTGAAGTAGTTGAACTTGCGCCCCAGGGTCCGCAGCTGGGTGGCGTTGGGGGGCGGCGTGGTGGTGGCGCCCCAGGGATAGAGCACGTAGCCGCCGTAGCTGTGGAGGCTGATCAGCAGGCCGGTGGCATCCGCGGGCGCGGCGTCCGTGGAGCCCGTGCCGCGCTGGTCAGGGAAGAGGGAGCGGATGTAGCTCTGCAGCGCCTGGACCTCGGGCTCGGAGGCGGCGGCGCGGCCCCGGTACGTCTCGTTGCAGAAGCTGGTGCTGGCGCCGGCGCCGCCCCAGTCGAAGCTGCTGTTGCGGTTGAGGTCCACGCCCCACGTGGTGGCGTTGCACGAGCCCTGGGTGGTGTTGGTGTTCTTGCGCTTGGAGGCGCCCGTCTCGGCGATGCGGCGGCCATCGGGGTTGGCCTGCACCACCACGTGCAGCTCGTGGTGGTCGAGCAGCCACGTGGCGTCGGCGTCCGTGCCGTAGCGCGAGGCGAGCTGCTCGGCGAAGCGCGTGGCCAGCTCCGCGGTGGTGTACTCGCGGGCGTGGATGCCGCCCATGAGGAAGAAGCGCGGCTTGGGGCCGGGGCGCGACTTGTTGGTGAGAATCAGGACCCGCAGGTCATCCCCCGCGGCGCCCCCGGCGGTCGCCTTGTCCCAGGTGTCCCCGATGTCCTTCCACTCGGCGAGGTTCGGGTAGGTGCTCTCCAGCCGGACCATGGCCGCATAGGTCTCGGTCACGGTGCGGTAGCACGAGTAGCCGGAGATGCCCTGGAGGCGCATGTCCTGCTCCCGGGGCGCATTCAGGATCCGCGTCTGCTCCTCGAGCAGCTCCACCTTGCGCCCGGAGGCCACCAGGGCATCGAACTCCGCTTGGGACAGGAGCGCCTCCACGGTGCGCTGCTCATTGTCCACGGCGGCGGTGAGATCCAGCTTCTCGGCCAGCCCGTTGAGGTCCTCCCGGGAGGCGAAGGACACCTTGGCCACGAGGGTGGCGTCCTTGGAGTGGGAGTGGGCGTGGGCCAGAGGGGAGAGGGAAAGCGCGGCCAGGGCGACGAACGCTGCGGAGTGTGACGGCATGGGGGATGCTCCTTGGTGAGGCTTTGCAAGCTATTCCAAGGATTCCCGTTTGGCTAGATTTCGCAGCCGCAACGCGTTGCCAATGACAGACACGGAGGACAGGCTCATGGCGGCGCTGGCGAGCATGGGGCTCAGCAGCCAGCCGAAGGCGGGGTAGAGGACGCCGGCGGCCAGGGGCACCCCGAGCAGGTTGTAGACGAAGGCGAAGAAGAGGTTCTGCCGGATGTTGCGCAGCGTGGCCTGGCTGAGGGCGCGCGCGCGGGCGATGCCCACCAGGTCTCCCTTCACCAGCGTCACCCCCGCGCTCTCCATGGCGATGTCCGTTCCGGTCCCCATGGCGATGCCCACGTCCGCCTGGGCCAGGGCGGGCGCATCGTTGACGCCATCTCCGGCCATGGCCACCACCCGCCCCTCGGCCTGAAGGCGCTTCACCACGTCCCCCTTCGCCTCGGGCAGCACCTCGGCCATCACCTCGCCAAGGCCCAGCCTCCGGGCCACCGCCTCCGCCGTGGTGCGGCTGTCGCCGGTGAGCATCACCACCCGCAGGCCCTCGCGGCGCAGGAGCGCCAGGGCCTCGGGCGTGGAAGCCTTGATGGGATCCTCCACCCCCAGCAGCCCCGCGGCCTTTCCCTCCACGGCCACGAAGACCACCGTCTGCCCCTCGCGCCGCAACGCCTCGGCCTGCCCGGCCAGGCCGCCCACGTCCACCCCCAGGGCGGAGAACAGCGCCGCGTTGCCCAGCGCCACGGTGGTGCCGTCCACCTGCCCCACCACGCCCTGGCCGGTGAGCGAGCGGAAGTCCTGGGCCCGCGTGGGCGAGGCCCCGCGCGCCTCGGCCCCGGAGACGATGGCGGCGGCCAGCGGGTGCTCACTGCCCCGCTCCAGGCTCGCGGCCAGGTGCAGAAGCCGCGCCTCCGCCATGCCCGCCACGGGCTCCACCGAGACGAGCTTCGGCTTGCCCTCGGTGAGCGTGCCCGTCTTGTCCACCACCAGCGTGTCCACGTGCGCCAACCGTTCGAGCGCCGAGGCCTCCCGGATGAGCACCCCCACCTGCGCCCCGCGCCCGGTGGCCACCACGATGGAGATGGGCGTGGCGAGCCCCAGCGCGCACGGACAGGCGATGATGAGCACCGCCACGGCGTTCACCAG
Proteins encoded:
- a CDS encoding aromatic ring-hydroxylating dioxygenase subunit alpha: MSPRDEARAPGAPAGNISVVRLPDCWFILCASGELGGKPLMRTLQGTPLVLFRGEGGRPAALLDRCPHRNIPLSLGRVVEGQLQCGYHGWRFDAAGECRAIPGLSGETRAKARCAASYATREQDGFVWVYSTPGVEPTSEPYRFPLLEAPGYSTVRRVVRAPGSLHASLENTLDVPHTAFLHGGLFRTAKKSNEIEVVVRRGADRVEAEYIGEPRPPGLVGRVLAPGGGVVQHFDRFLMPSIAQVEYRIGAESHLMVSSAMTPVSDWDTLIYAVVTFRLPIPHWLVKPFLTPVAMHIFSQDSRILKQQTDTIHRFGTELYVSTELDVLGPAILRLLRSAGRQKAASPLEPEPEQETRLKMLV
- a CDS encoding DUF2171 domain-containing protein; protein product: MVDAKQVQPKMPVICSNNVPFARVDHMDGSDTIKLARDENGEHHYIPLSWVQSVDESGIHLDRPGKDAMKQWSTEPLH
- a CDS encoding endo-1,4-beta-xylanase, which produces MARPLPLFVTLCLAACGGPEGLWEPEAQAPGGVQAAEAVAVGGGLKTLAATHGITFGGVAKRSAIDTDAPFRGTLTREFNLVTPENELKMKFIQPNRRDEFLWGDADTLVNYARTNGLALHGHTLVWYKVPAWVDSTALSEREAVMKNFITTVATRYKGKVWAWDVVNEAFNDDGSYRDSVWYQAMGTGFVDKAFWTARTADPAAKLVYNDYGIETINAKSDAVYAMIKGLLAKGVPFDGLAFQMHIKQKGINYQSFADNMRRFAALGIQLYVSEMDVATDSHPATAADLAAQADVYWNILDRVLQQPAVKAFQLWGVTDKYTWLPNNDPLIFDASYNAKPAYAALEHRLQTGGFSGRYTLVNKRTGKALHVAGSAQTNAAALVQYELNEGWAAQQWSFNYVGGRSYQVLNHHSGLAMKVKDGSTQEGAVLEQYTPDVSLDSAQWELIAAGNGYHALRNKRSQRLLVAFPGENNTPVQQYSPYVPTAEFTDSQLWTLRRVP
- a CDS encoding hybrid sensor histidine kinase/response regulator, whose protein sequence is MTSVSSPPPQDSAAQRQAEAHLRERDEQLRLAQQAGGIGAFAVDVRTDVMSTTPEFCRIFGVDVVEAMSPRQIEALILPEDAVIASSTRTRTEGTVPSQAEYRIRHAQTGEVRWISRRAEFVRDAEGRPVRLVGIVQDVTERRQAEDALRAANERVQLALNAGAVLGTWVWDIPAVRITVDALFAKAFGLTPVRASQDVSVQVLSASIHPEDFPRVEALVTQTVEKGRPLRVEFRARQSDGAYLWLEANGHCEHDAQGKPLRFPGILLNIDERKRAELRQTALSELGERLRALDSTADIAAVAMEAVGRHCGVLRAGYCRVSESPARLEAERDWVAVPEAAGLAGTYRFEDLGPVLEELQRGEPVVIPDVEADPRTAGQVATLHAYGIRALLIVPLCERGRLAATLYLYGQEVRPWPQEDIQFVSNVADRIWAVSERLKVMADLRRANETLEQRVAQRTRERDRIWNVSQDLQIVADFEGRILSANPAWTAVLGWAPEELVGKTTAWLEHPADQARTRAEVARLAGNHRSMAFENSLRHKDGSYRLLSWMAVPVPEDASIYAVARDITAQRQTEEQLRQAQKMEAVGNLTGGVAHDFNNLLQVIGGNLQLLEREVAAHEQGLRRVRTALGAVDRGAKLASQLLAFSRRQPLQPLVLHLGRLVRGMDDLLRRALGEDVEVETVVTGGLWNTFADPNQLENVILNLAINARDAMTGHGRLTLEVNNAVLDEPYAQRHPEAVPGPYVMLAVSDTGSGMPPEVLARAFEPFFTTKSEGRGTGLGLSMVYGFVKQSGGHVKIYSEPGHGTSVKVYLPRAFQAEAPLTEPPAGPIEGGTETVLVVEDDAEVRATVVEMLSELGYRILKAVDAQSALAIVQSGLQVDLLLTDVVMPGPLRSPDMARQAKALLPDLEVLFSSGYSENAIVHGGRLDPGVNLLSKPYRREDLARKVRGLLNARARRREGLAPQEAREQAQPGWARPQAAPQRLRVLLVEDDADIRASASELLSFLGHEVLAVENAEEARGALVADAFDVLFTDVTLPGMSGVDLAREAVRRRAGLRIVIASGHGHAALDDGGPRLEGVVVLPKPYALAQIQRALAQVLSAR
- a CDS encoding M14 family metallopeptidase; the protein is MPSHSAAFVALAALSLSPLAHAHSHSKDATLVAKVSFASREDLNGLAEKLDLTAAVDNEQRTVEALLSQAEFDALVASGRKVELLEEQTRILNAPREQDMRLQGISGYSCYRTVTETYAAMVRLESTYPNLAEWKDIGDTWDKATAGGAAGDDLRVLILTNKSRPGPKPRFFLMGGIHAREYTTAELATRFAEQLASRYGTDADATWLLDHHELHVVVQANPDGRRIAETGASKRKNTNTTQGSCNATTWGVDLNRNSSFDWGGAGASTSFCNETYRGRAAASEPEVQALQSYIRSLFPDQRGTGSTDAAPADATGLLISLHSYGGYVLYPWGATTTPPPNATQLRTLGRKFNYFNGYQACQVASCLYAATGSTDAFSYGELGVASYTFEMGSAFFESCSNFENTIVPKNLGALYYAFKAARRPYQVGAGPDATTLALSASTVAQGTNVTLTARADDTRYGTNGGTEASQAIRAARYSIDAPSWVSGTATYAMNPVDGAFNATAEAVQATVFTAGLAPGRHTLFVEAQDSQGNWGVPSAVFLTVQ